A single Perca flavescens isolate YP-PL-M2 chromosome 2, PFLA_1.0, whole genome shotgun sequence DNA region contains:
- the LOC114568871 gene encoding E3 ubiquitin-protein ligase DTX4 isoform X3 — MEVAIAIENAHSRQQPCLDLTPLGFCYLIDFQNMTQVNRQSQRCRRLQRRADMAYPLVSSPLPIPKGSGAGGGITGALLGVGVSGASSFYSNGGLQATGLGQPCSCQQCMLVLSVKSNTGGAGAQTLGRRSLTMQRPKNSAPVVSKPLSPSKSATLGRGLQQNSNSNSNYYQTLPHGLAISKNTASPRRNAQLFAQSLAALTAGTSALGISSSSNRPPPPSLPPPQPPSSNPNLIPPSVLAKHSSSSANESVPTATLITPANSVTTPPSPVPSPSPMVMKPQRPPTSVATVCHAPLPPRSSLAGLSRPALQRIAMAQSRALIASGVPTVPVKNLNGSSPVHPALAGITGILMSAAALPVCLTRPPKLVLHPPPVSKSDIKPVPGFGHCCRKTTKKQARKGKTPEEVVKKYLQKVKSPPEEDCTICMEPLGGPSGYKGPGVGPVSRAESVGRLAQCGHQYHFQCLVAMYNNGNKDGSLQCPTCKTIYGVKTGNQPAGKMEYHVIPHSLPGHPDCKTIRIIYNIPPGLQGPEHPNPGKPFTARGFPRHCYLPDSERGRKVLRLLLVAWDRRLIFSVGTSSTTGESDTVIWNEVHHKTEFGSNLTGHGFPDPGHLDNVLEELRAQGITQDDGLMEK, encoded by the exons ATGGAGGTGGCCATCGCCATCGAGAACGCCCACAGTCGGCAGCAGCCCTGCCTCGACCTGACTCCGCTCGGCTTCTGCTACCTCATCGATTTTCAGAACATGACACAG GTGAACAGACAGAGCCAGAGGTGTCGGAGGCTGCAGAGACGCGCCGACATGGCCTACCCTCTAGTGTCCAGTCCTCTCCCAATACCAAAGGGAAGCGGTGCAGGAGGAGGCATAACAGGAGCCCTGCTGGGTGTCGGGGTGTCGGGGGCAAGCTCTTTCTACTCCAATGGGGGCTTACAGGCTACTGGATTGGGCCAACCTTGCTCCTGCCAGCAGTGCATGCTGGTTCTTAGCGTAAAGTCCAATACAGGAGGAGCAGGGGCACAGACTCTAGGTAGACGCTCACTAACCATGCAGCGGCCCAAGAACTCAGCGCCCGTGGTCTCTAAACCCCTGAGTCCGTCTAAATCAGCCACTCTGGGGCGAGGACTGCAGCAGAACTCCAACTCCAACTCCAACTACTATCAGACGCTGCCGCACGGTCTCGCCATCTCCAAAAACACCGCCTCTCCAAGACGGAACGCCCAGCTGTTTGCTCAGTCGCTGGCTGCCCTCACCGCTGGCACCTCCGCTCTGGGAATCTCCTCGTCTTCCAACAGGCCGCCTCCGCCGTCCCTCCCGCCTCCCCAGCCTCCATCATCCAACCCCAACTTGATCCCCCCATCCGTTCTGGCCAAGCACTCCTCATCTTCTGCCAACGAGTCAGTGCCAACCGCCACATTAATTACCCCTGCCAACAGCGTGACCACGCCCCCTTCTCCTGTGCCATCTCCGTCGCCGATGGTGATGAAGCCGCAGCGCCCACCGACGTCCGTGGCAACGGTGTGCCACGCCCCGTTGCCACCGAGATCAAGCTTGGCCGGGCTGAGCCGACCGGCATTACAGAGGATTGCGATGGCCCAATCCAGAGCGCTCATAGCATCAGG TGTGCCCACCGTCCCAGTGAAGAACCTCAATGGATCCAGTCCTGTTCACCCTGCACTGGCCG GGATCACAGGTATCCTAATGAGTGCTGCCGCTCTGCCGGTGTGTCTGACTAGACCTCCAAAACTGGTGCTGCACCCTCCGCCTGTCAGCAAGAGCGACATCAAACCCGTGCCAGGCTTTGGCCACTGCTGCAGGAAGACCACCAAGAAACAGGCTCGCAAGG GTAAAACTCCAGAGGAGGTGGTGAAGAAGTACCTGCAGAAAGTAAAAAGTCCACCCGAGGAG GACTGTACCATCTGTATGGAGCCGTTGGGGGGTCCGTCTGGTTATAAGGGTCCAGGTGTGGGGCCTGTGTCTCGGGCAGAGTCAGTTGGGCGACTAGCACAGTGTGGACACCAGTACCATTTCCAGTGTCTGGTGGCCATGTATAATAATGGCAACAAGGACGGCAG TCTCCAGTGTCCCACCTGTAAAACCATCTACGGTGTAAAGACAGGCAACCAACCGGCAGGGAAGATGGAGTACCACGTCATCCCCCACTCTCTACCAGGACATCCTGACTGCAAAACCATACGCATTATCTACAACATACCACCAGGCCTTCAG GGACCAGAGCATCCGAACCCAGGGAAGCCATTCACTGCCAGAGGCTTTCCCCGACACTGCTACCTCCCAGACAGCGAGAGAGGACGCAAG gtaCTGAGACTGCTCCTGGTAGCCTGGGACCGCAGGTTGATCTTCTCGGTTGGGACTTCGAGCACCACCGGAGAGTCTGACACCGTCATCTGGAACGAG GTCCACCATAAGACAGAGTTTGGCTCCAACCTGACAGGCCATGGCTTCCCCGACCCGGGGCACCTGGACAACGTCCTGGAAGAGCTCCGAGCTCAGGGCATCACACAGGACGACGGACTGATGGAAAAGTGA
- the LOC114568871 gene encoding E3 ubiquitin-protein ligase DTX1 isoform X2 produces MLLASVVVVWEWLNEHGRWRPYSPAVSHQIEAAIRSSDPRGGSVVLGQVDSRLSPYIIDLQSMHQFRQDTGTIRPVRRSFYDPASAPGQGWQWEWENDAGTWTAYDMEVAIAIENAHSRQQPCLDLTPLGFCYLIDFQNMTQVNRQSQRCRRLQRRADMAYPLVSSPLPIPKGSGAGGGITGALLGVGVSGASSFYSNGGLQATGLGQPCSCQQCMLVLSVKSNTGGAGAQTLGRRSLTMQRPKNSAPVVSKPLSPSKSATLGRGLQQNSNSNSNYYQTLPHGLAISKNTASPRRNAQLFAQSLAALTAGTSALGISSSSNRPPPPSLPPPQPPSSNPNLIPPSVLAKHSSSSANESVPTATLITPANSVTTPPSPVPSPSPMVMKPQRPPTSVATVCHAPLPPRSSLAGLSRPALQRIAMAQSRALIASGVPTVPVKNLNGSSPVHPALAGITGILMSAAALPVCLTRPPKLVLHPPPVSKSDIKPVPGFGHCCRKTTKKQARKGKTPEEVVKKYLQKVKSPPEEDCTICMEPLGGPSGYKGPGVGPVSRAESVGRLAQCGHQYHFQCLVAMYNNGNKDGSLQCPTCKTIYGVKTGNQPAGKMEYHVIPHSLPGHPDCKTIRIIYNIPPGLQGPEHPNPGKPFTARGFPRHCYLPDSERGRKVLRLLLVAWDRRLIFSVGTSSTTGESDTVIWNEVHHKTEFGSNLTGHGFPDPGHLDNVLEELRAQGITQDDGLMEK; encoded by the exons GAACCATCCGTCCCGTTCGGAGGAGTTTTTATGACCCAGCCTCAGCCCCGGGTCAGGGCTGGCAGTGGGAGTGGGAAAACGATGCAGGTACGTGGACGGCCTACGACATGGAGGTGGCCATCGCCATCGAGAACGCCCACAGTCGGCAGCAGCCCTGCCTCGACCTGACTCCGCTCGGCTTCTGCTACCTCATCGATTTTCAGAACATGACACAG GTGAACAGACAGAGCCAGAGGTGTCGGAGGCTGCAGAGACGCGCCGACATGGCCTACCCTCTAGTGTCCAGTCCTCTCCCAATACCAAAGGGAAGCGGTGCAGGAGGAGGCATAACAGGAGCCCTGCTGGGTGTCGGGGTGTCGGGGGCAAGCTCTTTCTACTCCAATGGGGGCTTACAGGCTACTGGATTGGGCCAACCTTGCTCCTGCCAGCAGTGCATGCTGGTTCTTAGCGTAAAGTCCAATACAGGAGGAGCAGGGGCACAGACTCTAGGTAGACGCTCACTAACCATGCAGCGGCCCAAGAACTCAGCGCCCGTGGTCTCTAAACCCCTGAGTCCGTCTAAATCAGCCACTCTGGGGCGAGGACTGCAGCAGAACTCCAACTCCAACTCCAACTACTATCAGACGCTGCCGCACGGTCTCGCCATCTCCAAAAACACCGCCTCTCCAAGACGGAACGCCCAGCTGTTTGCTCAGTCGCTGGCTGCCCTCACCGCTGGCACCTCCGCTCTGGGAATCTCCTCGTCTTCCAACAGGCCGCCTCCGCCGTCCCTCCCGCCTCCCCAGCCTCCATCATCCAACCCCAACTTGATCCCCCCATCCGTTCTGGCCAAGCACTCCTCATCTTCTGCCAACGAGTCAGTGCCAACCGCCACATTAATTACCCCTGCCAACAGCGTGACCACGCCCCCTTCTCCTGTGCCATCTCCGTCGCCGATGGTGATGAAGCCGCAGCGCCCACCGACGTCCGTGGCAACGGTGTGCCACGCCCCGTTGCCACCGAGATCAAGCTTGGCCGGGCTGAGCCGACCGGCATTACAGAGGATTGCGATGGCCCAATCCAGAGCGCTCATAGCATCAGG TGTGCCCACCGTCCCAGTGAAGAACCTCAATGGATCCAGTCCTGTTCACCCTGCACTGGCCG GGATCACAGGTATCCTAATGAGTGCTGCCGCTCTGCCGGTGTGTCTGACTAGACCTCCAAAACTGGTGCTGCACCCTCCGCCTGTCAGCAAGAGCGACATCAAACCCGTGCCAGGCTTTGGCCACTGCTGCAGGAAGACCACCAAGAAACAGGCTCGCAAGG GTAAAACTCCAGAGGAGGTGGTGAAGAAGTACCTGCAGAAAGTAAAAAGTCCACCCGAGGAG GACTGTACCATCTGTATGGAGCCGTTGGGGGGTCCGTCTGGTTATAAGGGTCCAGGTGTGGGGCCTGTGTCTCGGGCAGAGTCAGTTGGGCGACTAGCACAGTGTGGACACCAGTACCATTTCCAGTGTCTGGTGGCCATGTATAATAATGGCAACAAGGACGGCAG TCTCCAGTGTCCCACCTGTAAAACCATCTACGGTGTAAAGACAGGCAACCAACCGGCAGGGAAGATGGAGTACCACGTCATCCCCCACTCTCTACCAGGACATCCTGACTGCAAAACCATACGCATTATCTACAACATACCACCAGGCCTTCAG GGACCAGAGCATCCGAACCCAGGGAAGCCATTCACTGCCAGAGGCTTTCCCCGACACTGCTACCTCCCAGACAGCGAGAGAGGACGCAAG gtaCTGAGACTGCTCCTGGTAGCCTGGGACCGCAGGTTGATCTTCTCGGTTGGGACTTCGAGCACCACCGGAGAGTCTGACACCGTCATCTGGAACGAG GTCCACCATAAGACAGAGTTTGGCTCCAACCTGACAGGCCATGGCTTCCCCGACCCGGGGCACCTGGACAACGTCCTGGAAGAGCTCCGAGCTCAGGGCATCACACAGGACGACGGACTGATGGAAAAGTGA